In Saccharomyces cerevisiae S288C chromosome VIII, complete sequence, a genomic segment contains:
- a CDS encoding uncharacterized protein (hypothetical protein; conserved among S. cerevisiae strains) has product MEMHWITLVAFIATFFNLAATSINNSSLPDVDLTNPLRFFTNIPAGLNFNEVIFLERNGFYLGGIDSPSIYHLINGTAVYFGDVRDNIMPGTVGTTRNVTDVDYGSLLTEYGYEANTDYVSRWIATHVVISPLNATEFFQTPVPVPVPVPITILHQQVNSKLH; this is encoded by the coding sequence ATGGAAATGCACTGGATAACCCTCGTTGCATTTATTGCTACATTCTTCAACCTAGCTGCTACCTCGATCAACAATAGTTCCCTCCCTGATGTTGATCTTACTAATCCTTTGAGATTCTTCACTAACATTCCAGCAGGACTTAATTTTAATGAAGTCATTTTTCTCGAAAGAAACGGATTCTATCTTGGTGGAATAGACTCTCCCTCAATCTACCACTTAATAAATGGTACAGCTGTGTATTTTGGGGATGTCAGAGATAATATCATGCCGGGTACAGTTGGCACTACTAGGAATGTTACAGATGTCGACTATGGCTCCTTACTGACAGAGTATGGTTATGAAGCTAATACAGATTATGTCTCGCGTTGGATCGCCACTCATGTAGTAATCTCTCCATTGAATGCTACAGAGTTTTTCCAAACACCCGTGCCAGTACCAGTGCCAGTGCCGATAACAATACTGCACCAACAGGTGAACTCAAAACTACATTAG